In one Euzebya tangerina genomic region, the following are encoded:
- a CDS encoding enoyl-CoA hydratase-related protein yields the protein MTEPLVRTTRSDWYATITMAIPQRRNALSLKVITQLTQALEDAGASDLAGVMIAGEGPVFSSGHDFADMAGRHLGEMRALLRACADMMLLIGELPQVVMARVQGPALAAGCQLVAACDLAVAVDSATFSLPGGKGGWFCHTPSVAVARAIGRKQIMEMALTGDPIDARTAVDWGLLNRAVPAEELDQASEDLLARATRGSKLSKAMGKHTLYRQMDLELREAYDYATEVMAASSQTRDGQESMTSFIERRPAKFVER from the coding sequence ATGACCGAGCCACTCGTCCGCACCACGCGCAGCGACTGGTACGCGACCATCACGATGGCCATACCCCAGCGGCGCAACGCCCTCTCGCTCAAGGTGATCACCCAGCTGACCCAGGCGCTCGAGGATGCGGGTGCCTCGGATCTGGCTGGGGTCATGATCGCCGGCGAGGGGCCGGTCTTCTCCAGCGGCCACGACTTCGCCGACATGGCCGGCCGACACCTGGGTGAGATGCGCGCGCTCCTGCGGGCCTGCGCCGACATGATGCTGCTGATCGGCGAGCTCCCCCAGGTCGTCATGGCCAGGGTCCAGGGGCCGGCGTTGGCTGCTGGCTGCCAACTCGTCGCCGCCTGCGACCTCGCCGTCGCCGTCGACTCGGCCACGTTCTCGCTGCCCGGTGGGAAGGGCGGCTGGTTCTGCCACACCCCCTCGGTCGCCGTCGCGCGGGCGATCGGACGCAAGCAGATCATGGAGATGGCCTTGACCGGCGACCCGATCGACGCCCGGACGGCGGTGGACTGGGGGCTGCTCAACCGAGCGGTGCCCGCAGAGGAGCTGGACCAGGCCAGCGAGGACCTGCTGGCACGAGCGACCCGCGGCAGCAAGCTGTCGAAGGCCATGGGCAAGCACACGCTGTACCGGCAGATGGACCTGGAGCTGCGTGAGGCCTACGACTACGCCACCGAGGTCATGGCCGCGTCCAGTCAGACCCGCGACGGCCAGGAGTCGATGACCAGCTTCATCGAACGCCGTCCCGCCAAGTTCGTCGAGCGGTAG
- a CDS encoding P1 family peptidase, with protein MALGLDDVLVGHWTHPGGHTGCSVVLPPAGSIGACSVRGGAPGTREAAALGPGGQGTECHGIFLSGGSAFGLAVGDGVAHWCEEQGRGYDRFVTPVPVIGGAIVFDLREAGAGRPDAAAGRAACAAATTSDPAMGRVGVGAGCTVSKIAGFEHLQPGGQGWAVATGGGITVGALMAVNALGNVLAEDGSLLTGVDTREAYPYRDMTPPPQTNTVIGCLVTDAVLTKAEAVRAVDLAHTGIARSVDPPHTTMDGDALFLLSTKRTTVTAPIDLVATLGAQAVAAAIRASVRAAAA; from the coding sequence ATGGCGCTTGGTCTGGACGATGTGCTGGTCGGTCACTGGACCCACCCAGGCGGTCACACCGGCTGCAGCGTGGTCCTGCCACCCGCGGGGAGCATCGGGGCCTGCTCCGTCCGTGGCGGGGCGCCGGGAACTCGTGAGGCGGCCGCACTCGGGCCCGGCGGTCAGGGCACGGAGTGCCACGGCATCTTCCTCAGCGGAGGCTCGGCCTTCGGGCTGGCGGTCGGCGACGGCGTCGCCCACTGGTGTGAGGAGCAGGGCCGGGGATACGACCGCTTCGTCACCCCGGTTCCCGTGATCGGCGGCGCCATCGTCTTCGACCTCCGGGAAGCCGGCGCCGGTCGTCCTGATGCGGCGGCTGGCCGGGCCGCCTGCGCGGCGGCCACCACCTCCGACCCAGCGATGGGGCGTGTCGGCGTGGGTGCGGGCTGCACGGTGTCGAAGATCGCTGGGTTCGAGCACCTGCAGCCGGGCGGCCAGGGCTGGGCCGTGGCCACCGGTGGTGGGATCACCGTCGGCGCCTTGATGGCCGTCAATGCCCTCGGCAACGTCCTGGCCGAGGACGGATCGCTGCTGACCGGCGTGGACACCAGGGAGGCTTACCCCTACCGCGACATGACGCCGCCGCCGCAGACCAACACGGTGATCGGGTGCCTGGTCACCGACGCGGTGCTGACCAAGGCCGAGGCTGTCCGGGCGGTCGACCTGGCACACACGGGCATCGCCCGCAGCGTGGACCCACCGCACACCACCATGGATGGTGACGCGCTGTTCCTGCTGAGCACCAAGCGCACCACGGTGACGGCGCCGATCGACCTGGTGGCAACGCTCGGGGCACAGGCCGTGGCTGCGGCGATCCGCGCATCGGTCCGGGCCGCAGCCGCTTGA